The following coding sequences lie in one Pseudorasbora parva isolate DD20220531a chromosome 18, ASM2467924v1, whole genome shotgun sequence genomic window:
- the mrps12 gene encoding 28S ribosomal protein S12, mitochondrial-like: MSFLGSLRPMLSSVLQASHSVPLWSGPIFTRTMATLNQMHRRGKPPPPRPKISATFGHPQLKAVVLKTMIRKPKKPNSANRKCARVRLSNGQEAVVYIPGEGHNLQEHNVVLVKGGRTQDLPGVKLKVVRGKYDCAHVVKKKQ, encoded by the exons ATGTCTTTTCTTGGAAGTCTGAGACCAATGCTCTCGTCTGTTTTGCAGG CGTCGCATTCTGTACCTTTATGGTCTGGACCCATCTTCACCAGGACCATGGCCACTCTCAATCAGATGCACCGCAGGGGCAAACCTCCCCCACCTCGTCCAAAGATCAGCGCCACTTTTGGGCATCCACAGCTAAAAGCTGTAGTTCTGAAGACCATGATCAGGAAACCCAAGAAGCCCAACTCAGCTAACCGCAAGTGTGCACGAGTACGTCTTTCCAATGGTCAAGAAGCCGTTGTGTACATCCCAGGGGAAGGACACAACCTCCAGGAGCACAATGTGGTGCTGGTAAAAGGAGGGAGGACGCAGGACTTACCAGGGGTCAAACTCAAGGTGGTCAGGGGCAAATATGACTGTGCACATGTTGTAAAGAAGAAACAGTAA